A window from Brachyhypopomus gauderio isolate BG-103 chromosome 6, BGAUD_0.2, whole genome shotgun sequence encodes these proteins:
- the LOC143516332 gene encoding uncharacterized protein LOC143516332: protein MTHIPSSVVLLKDSAEAVIIPLKNGIISITRVYESLIDADVDPISGQCSNYTCIRQQIVETQQSLEESEQAASTGLSGLDQHIEKLTAYEGKLQQEIRNTESTLCNLRTEQMSNEKLLNDSKSALEQARLNLGSAQETKCNQENRRHHAETLTEVGAWLFRIPIAGFIAGAAMVSAGAVQWSQALEAIRMAEEEVRKSESQVKTYQSKASDYKFKICQLELSIRQKYHEKEQICGEIQQVKEKRESVAEFQRKVRSVVHLLSDLSGKTKVVEVQTRRFILQKPLMRKMEEVMKAAEQVTGNELLCTEDIPQLISTMRETHQRLGANIQTALLNIQTAHQK, encoded by the exons ATGACCCACATCCCTTCATCTGT GGTTTTGCTGAAGGATTCAGCCGAGGCTGTTATCATTCCTCTGAAGAACGgcatcatctccatcaccaGAGTCTATGAGTCCCTCATAGATGCAGATGTAGATCCCATTAGTGGACAGTGCTCCAACTACACCTGCATCAGACAGCAGATAGTGGAGACCCAGCAGAGTCTGGAGGAGTCAGAACAGGCAGCCAGTACAGGACTGAGTGGTCTGGATCAACACATTGAGAAACTTACAGCATATGAGGGAAAACTTCAACAGGAAATAAGAAATACAGAATCTACCTTATGTAACTTGAGAACAGAGCAGATGTCTAATGAAAAGTTACTGAATGACTCTAAAAGTGCTTTAGAGCAGGCCAGACTCAATCTTGGCTCAGCTCAAGAAACTAAATGTAATCAGGAAAACAGGAGACATCATGCTGAGACATTAACAGAAGTTGGGGCGTGGCTGTTCCGTATACCAATTGCTGGATTTATTGCTG GCGCTGCCATGGTGAGTGCTGGTGCTGTACAATGGTCTCAAGCGTTAGAAGCTATCAGAATGGCAGAAGAGGAGGTGAGAAAGTCAGAGTCCCAAGTGAAAACGTACCAAAGTAAAGCGTCTGACTACAAATTCAAGATTTGCCAGTTGGAGCTCAGCATCAGACAGAAATATCACGAGAAGGAGCAGATCTGTGGAGAAATCCAGCAGgtgaaggagaagagagagagtgtagctGAGTTCCAGAGGAAAGTGAGAAGTGTCGTCCACCTCCTGAGTGACCTGAGTGGGAAGACCAAAGTAGTTGAAGTTCAAACTCGCAGATTCATCCTCCAGAAACCATTGAtgaggaagatggaggaagTGATGAAGGCAGCAGAACAAGTCACAGGGAATGAGCTCCTGTGTACTGAAGACATACCACAACTCATCAGTACCATGAGGGAGACTCACCAAAGACTGGGAGCCAACATTCAAACAGCACTTCTAAACATTCAAACAGCACATCAGAAGTGA